Proteins encoded by one window of Tunturibacter psychrotolerans:
- a CDS encoding MarR family winged helix-turn-helix transcriptional regulator has product MAKPLPNEDRQRLQTLAEFRYTLRQFLQFSEQRAEQAGLHPQQHQLLLHLAGAPDDVETTVTYAAERLGLRHHTVVELSNRCVDAGLIFRKQAALDRRRVLLQVTPKGQRILQALSDDHERELYELVPRMVRALTTIRNSHRLNAGEEASPAATKGNSK; this is encoded by the coding sequence ATGGCGAAACCTCTTCCAAACGAAGACCGACAAAGACTGCAGACCCTGGCAGAATTTCGATACACGCTCCGGCAGTTTCTTCAGTTCAGTGAACAGCGCGCTGAGCAGGCCGGTCTTCATCCCCAACAACATCAACTGCTTCTACACCTCGCCGGAGCTCCTGACGATGTCGAGACCACGGTAACGTATGCCGCCGAAAGACTAGGACTACGCCATCACACCGTCGTCGAGCTCAGCAATCGCTGCGTCGACGCTGGGTTGATCTTTCGCAAACAGGCTGCGTTGGATCGCCGTCGAGTATTGCTGCAGGTTACGCCAAAAGGACAACGAATACTACAGGCTCTGTCGGACGATCATGAGCGTGAGCTGTACGAACTGGTTCCCAGGATGGTCCGCGCACTGACGACGATTCGTAACTCTCACCGACTCAATGCTGGCGAAGAGGCAAGCCCCGCTGCGACTAAAGGAAACTCCAAATGA
- the trmFO gene encoding methylenetetrahydrofolate--tRNA-(uracil(54)-C(5))-methyltransferase (FADH(2)-oxidizing) TrmFO, which produces MTTRRIKIIGGGLAGPEAALQAAKRGCEVDLYEMRPTRSTEAHQTSDFAELVCSNSLKSESENSAPWLLKQEMRRAGSILLAEADATAVPAGHALAVDRVEFSKRVAERIAAEPRIRVHREEVTKLDEQAPDTVTILASGPLTSPALAAELQRLTGSDHLAFYDSISPIVDATTIDMSKVYFAARYDKGTADYINCPFTKEEYERFMEALTTAEAVESKDWEKFPVTGTPEKLQYFEGCLPIEETARRGRDTLRFGPMKPVGLTDPKTGRWPYAVVQLRQENLRADSYNLVGFQNHLKYGEQNRVLKLIPGLENATFLRYGQIHRNTYIHAPSLLTETLQLKAHPHIMIAGQLSGVEGYTESIASGMLAGIYAAAIANGVAPPTAPRLSANGSLTHYITHAETKKFQPANITFDLLPPLEEDLRKKIRDKKERHKIQCDRALAAWNEWLGSSL; this is translated from the coding sequence GTGACAACTAGACGAATCAAAATCATCGGCGGCGGCCTCGCCGGCCCCGAAGCAGCCCTTCAAGCAGCAAAGCGCGGCTGCGAGGTCGACCTCTACGAGATGCGCCCCACGCGCTCCACCGAAGCCCACCAGACCTCCGACTTCGCCGAACTGGTCTGCTCCAACTCCCTGAAGTCCGAGTCCGAAAATTCAGCTCCCTGGCTGCTCAAGCAGGAGATGCGTCGAGCGGGCAGCATCCTTCTCGCCGAAGCCGATGCCACTGCCGTCCCCGCTGGCCACGCACTCGCCGTCGACCGCGTCGAATTCTCCAAGCGCGTCGCCGAACGCATCGCCGCCGAGCCCCGCATCCGCGTTCACCGCGAAGAAGTCACCAAGCTCGACGAGCAAGCCCCCGACACAGTAACGATCCTCGCCTCAGGCCCGCTCACCTCGCCTGCCCTCGCCGCCGAACTCCAGCGTCTCACCGGCTCAGACCATCTAGCCTTCTACGACTCGATCTCCCCCATCGTCGACGCCACCACCATCGACATGTCGAAGGTCTACTTCGCCGCCCGCTACGACAAAGGCACCGCCGACTACATCAACTGCCCCTTCACCAAAGAAGAGTACGAGCGCTTCATGGAGGCTCTCACCACAGCCGAAGCCGTCGAATCGAAGGACTGGGAGAAGTTCCCCGTCACCGGCACACCAGAAAAACTCCAGTACTTCGAAGGCTGCCTCCCCATCGAAGAGACCGCCCGCCGCGGCCGCGACACTCTCCGCTTCGGCCCCATGAAGCCCGTCGGCCTTACCGACCCGAAGACTGGCCGCTGGCCCTACGCCGTTGTTCAGCTACGCCAGGAAAACCTCCGCGCCGACAGCTACAACCTCGTCGGCTTTCAGAATCACCTGAAATACGGCGAGCAAAATCGCGTCCTCAAACTCATCCCCGGCCTCGAAAACGCAACCTTCCTCCGCTACGGTCAGATCCACCGCAACACCTACATCCACGCCCCATCGCTGCTCACCGAAACCCTCCAGCTCAAGGCTCACCCGCACATCATGATCGCGGGCCAACTCAGCGGCGTCGAAGGCTACACCGAATCCATCGCATCAGGCATGCTCGCAGGCATCTACGCCGCCGCCATTGCGAACGGCGTCGCGCCGCCAACCGCTCCACGCCTCAGCGCCAACGGCTCGCTCACGCACTACATCACTCACGCTGAAACAAAAAAGTTTCAACCCGCCAACATCACCTTCGACCTGCTCCCACCACTCGAAGAAGATCTCCGCAAAAAGATCCGCGACAAGAAAGAACGCCACAAGATCCAATGCGACCGCGCCCTCGCCGCATGGAACGAGTGGCTAGGTTCCTCGCTCTAA
- a CDS encoding GNAT family N-acetyltransferase — MTDRQSRTDDALNLRPATPADVPQILKFVRDLATYEREPDAVLATEADLLRDGFGPTKRFDCIIAELISTDTTTPAGFALYFYSYSTWRGHAGIYLEDLYVNPEHRGKGIGKALLTRVAAIAVAEGCPRFEWAVLDWNTPSIDFYHQLGAVMKSDWKGMQVSGNALTALAALSK, encoded by the coding sequence ATGACCGACCGCCAATCACGTACCGACGACGCGCTCAATCTCCGCCCCGCGACCCCTGCCGACGTTCCGCAGATCCTCAAGTTCGTTCGCGATCTCGCCACCTACGAGCGCGAACCGGACGCGGTCCTCGCCACGGAAGCCGACCTCCTTCGCGATGGCTTTGGCCCCACCAAACGCTTCGACTGCATCATCGCCGAGCTGATCAGCACAGACACGACCACCCCCGCAGGCTTCGCGCTCTATTTTTATAGCTACTCCACCTGGCGCGGCCACGCCGGCATCTATCTCGAAGACCTGTACGTCAACCCTGAGCATCGCGGGAAGGGAATTGGCAAAGCCCTCCTCACTCGCGTCGCCGCGATCGCCGTAGCTGAGGGTTGTCCTCGCTTCGAATGGGCCGTGCTCGATTGGAACACTCCGTCAATCGACTTCTATCACCAGCTGGGAGCTGTGATGAAGTCGGATTGGAAGGGCATGCAGGTCTCCGGCAATGCCCTGACCGCCTTGGCCGCACTATCCAAGTAG